One genomic region from Curtobacterium sp. 9128 encodes:
- a CDS encoding GH25 family lysozyme translates to MRTTRWRTIAVGTILGVGAVTALASGPAAAVTGVDPTPTATSSTSTAEDPSIATMDQTGNHAMGASIAAHAASAGSAAGARAQATTQAATGGPPPGRVQGMDVSAWQHDVDFRSAYAKGARFAYIKVSEGVSYTSPYYPRQYNASKNAGVIRGGYAYAQPSQASGTATAAYFFSHGGGWSNDGKTLPPLLDIEYGSAAQGTCYGLSQTAMVNWILEYSTAVYDKVHRWPAIYTTTDWWKRCTGNSAKFPGNPLFVALYPVNDFTTPGTVGASWGRWTFWQWASTGTFPGDQDVTVHSVSSLRVFASRTD, encoded by the coding sequence ATGCGAACGACGAGATGGCGCACGATCGCCGTGGGGACGATCCTCGGGGTGGGGGCGGTGACCGCCCTGGCGAGCGGGCCGGCCGCCGCCGTGACCGGTGTGGATCCCACACCGACCGCGACCAGCAGCACGTCGACGGCCGAGGACCCGTCGATCGCCACGATGGACCAGACCGGCAACCACGCCATGGGTGCGAGCATCGCGGCGCACGCCGCCTCGGCGGGGTCGGCTGCCGGTGCCCGGGCCCAGGCGACCACGCAGGCCGCGACCGGCGGCCCGCCGCCTGGACGGGTGCAGGGCATGGACGTCAGCGCGTGGCAGCACGACGTCGACTTCCGCAGCGCGTACGCGAAGGGTGCCCGCTTCGCCTACATCAAGGTGTCCGAGGGCGTCAGCTACACGAGTCCGTACTACCCACGGCAGTACAACGCCTCGAAGAACGCGGGCGTGATCCGCGGGGGGTACGCGTACGCACAACCGTCCCAGGCGAGCGGCACCGCGACGGCCGCGTACTTCTTCTCGCACGGCGGCGGGTGGAGCAACGACGGCAAGACCCTGCCTCCGCTCCTCGACATCGAGTACGGCAGCGCCGCGCAGGGCACCTGCTACGGGCTGAGCCAGACGGCGATGGTCAACTGGATCCTGGAGTACTCGACGGCCGTGTACGACAAGGTCCACCGTTGGCCGGCGATCTACACGACGACCGACTGGTGGAAGCGCTGCACCGGCAACTCCGCGAAGTTCCCGGGCAACCCGCTGTTCGTCGCCCTCTACCCGGTCAACGACTTCACCACGCCCGGCACCGTCGGCGCGAGCTGGGGACGGTGGACCTTCTGGCAGTGGGCGTCGACCGGCACGTTCCCGGGTGACCAGGACGTGACCGTGCACTCCGTCTCGTCGCTCCGCGTGTTCGCCAGCCGCACCGACTGA
- a CDS encoding YbhN family protein, producing the protein MDARQPTGSTPTSPEPLDTTAGPVPDPPARRGRRERVLTVVKWVAAVVAVGLLVWGVVKQWDDIARDFARLDASTITLGIVFTLAALVANMLSWRSMMAATGHRVRLAPSSSIFFVGQLGKYIPGGVWSIAAQAELGRAHGLARTGSAVASLASMLVSMVTAALVGIVALLFSATDGLAHFWWLAIVVVIGLVALTPPVLGRLIALAFRLLRRPPQEISLTWSGTTMSMVWSVVMWIAYGVQASFVLRVFGADDPTLFPVATGAYAVAWLVGFLVVIAPAGVGPREAVLVLLLGSVASPSAALALAVISRAFMTVGDVVLAGFGAALAVRHRRRAAVPGAQVGGPVPPGGH; encoded by the coding sequence ATGGACGCACGACAGCCTACGGGGTCGACCCCGACCTCCCCGGAACCCCTCGACACGACGGCGGGGCCCGTTCCGGACCCACCCGCCAGACGGGGCCGTCGAGAGCGCGTCCTGACCGTCGTGAAGTGGGTGGCGGCCGTCGTCGCCGTCGGGCTGCTCGTGTGGGGCGTCGTCAAGCAGTGGGACGACATCGCCCGCGACTTCGCACGCCTCGACGCCTCCACGATCACCCTCGGCATCGTGTTCACGCTCGCGGCACTCGTCGCGAACATGCTGTCGTGGCGCTCCATGATGGCAGCGACGGGGCACCGGGTGCGCCTCGCCCCGTCGTCGTCGATCTTCTTCGTCGGACAGCTCGGCAAGTACATCCCCGGTGGCGTCTGGTCGATCGCCGCGCAGGCGGAGCTCGGTCGCGCCCACGGACTCGCCAGGACCGGCAGCGCCGTCGCGTCGCTCGCGTCGATGCTCGTCAGCATGGTGACCGCGGCGCTCGTCGGCATCGTCGCCCTCCTCTTCTCCGCCACGGACGGCCTCGCACACTTCTGGTGGCTCGCCATCGTCGTCGTGATCGGGCTCGTGGCGCTCACCCCGCCGGTGCTCGGACGGCTCATCGCACTCGCGTTCCGGCTGCTCCGGCGGCCGCCGCAGGAGATCTCGCTCACGTGGTCGGGCACGACGATGTCGATGGTGTGGTCCGTCGTGATGTGGATCGCGTACGGCGTCCAGGCCTCCTTCGTGCTCCGGGTGTTCGGAGCCGACGACCCGACGCTGTTCCCGGTGGCCACCGGTGCCTACGCGGTCGCGTGGCTGGTCGGGTTCCTGGTCGTCATCGCACCAGCCGGTGTCGGTCCTCGGGAAGCGGTGCTCGTCCTGCTCCTCGGCTCGGTCGCCAGCCCGTCCGCTGCACTCGCGCTCGCGGTGATCAGCCGTGCGTTCATGACCGTCGGGGACGTCGTGCTCGCCGGCTTCGGTGCCGCGCTGGCGGTGCGCCACCGTCGGCGGGCAGCCGTTCCCGGTGCCCAGGTGGGCGGCCCGGTTCCTCCCGGCGGCCACTGA
- a CDS encoding glycosyltransferase, with protein sequence MQPDPAARPTLLVAASTFPAEPGDGTPGFVLDLATALSDEYRIVVVAPMTKGARKHQRIGDVEVRRYTYFPSRWQDLADGAIVDNLRAKRARWVQVPFFFGAMATALGRERRRSRPDVALLHWIIPQGAVGRLVLGDLPRVVTTLGGDLYALRNPVLQAVKRAVIRNASSVTCMSTDMASELGKLGARPDQVHVVPMGVDLAPITAAVARESRVPGRVLFVGRLVEKKGAVVLLDALDRMAERPAEVVVVGDGPLRGALERRAGDGVTFLGARGKDDLASEYARASIALYPSVPAANGDRDGLPVALLEAMSAGCAIVASAVPGIVDVIRDGENGLLVPPGDAAALAAAVDRLLADPDLAERLGRAAAVTAAAHTVDAVADRYRGLLTAALRG encoded by the coding sequence ATGCAACCCGACCCCGCTGCCCGACCGACACTGCTCGTCGCCGCGTCGACGTTCCCGGCCGAACCGGGCGACGGGACGCCGGGGTTCGTCCTCGACCTCGCGACGGCGCTGTCCGACGAGTACCGGATCGTGGTCGTCGCACCGATGACGAAGGGCGCACGGAAGCACCAGCGGATCGGCGACGTCGAGGTCCGGCGGTACACCTACTTCCCGAGCCGCTGGCAGGACCTCGCCGACGGCGCGATCGTCGACAACCTGCGTGCGAAGCGCGCTCGCTGGGTGCAGGTGCCGTTCTTCTTCGGTGCGATGGCGACCGCGCTCGGTCGTGAGCGCCGGCGGTCGCGGCCCGACGTCGCCCTCCTGCACTGGATCATCCCCCAGGGGGCCGTCGGCCGGCTCGTGCTCGGCGACCTGCCGCGGGTGGTGACCACGCTGGGTGGCGACCTCTACGCCCTGCGCAACCCGGTCCTCCAGGCCGTCAAGCGTGCCGTCATCCGGAACGCTTCCTCCGTGACCTGCATGAGCACGGACATGGCGAGCGAACTCGGCAAGCTCGGCGCACGACCCGACCAGGTCCACGTCGTCCCGATGGGCGTCGACCTGGCGCCGATCACCGCGGCGGTCGCCCGCGAGTCCCGCGTGCCCGGTCGGGTGCTGTTCGTCGGCCGACTCGTCGAGAAGAAGGGTGCCGTGGTCCTGCTCGACGCGCTCGACCGCATGGCGGAGCGCCCGGCCGAGGTCGTCGTCGTCGGGGACGGACCGCTCCGCGGGGCGCTCGAGCGTCGTGCGGGCGACGGCGTCACGTTCCTCGGCGCCCGGGGCAAGGACGACCTGGCCTCTGAGTACGCGCGTGCGTCGATCGCGCTCTACCCGTCGGTCCCCGCGGCGAACGGCGACCGCGACGGTCTGCCCGTCGCGCTGCTCGAGGCGATGTCCGCCGGCTGCGCGATCGTCGCATCGGCCGTCCCCGGCATCGTCGACGTGATCCGGGACGGCGAGAACGGGCTCCTGGTGCCACCAGGGGATGCCGCCGCACTCGCCGCCGCCGTGGATCGACTGCTCGCCGATCCGGACCTCGCAGAGCGCCTCGGACGCGCAGCAGCGGTGACCGCGGCCGCGCACACCGTCGACGCCGTCGCGGACCGGTACCGCGGCTTGCTCACCGCGGCGCTGCGCGGCTGA
- the rfbB gene encoding dTDP-glucose 4,6-dehydratase yields the protein MKILVTGGAGFIGSNFVRRTLQDAYPGLEGAEVVVYDALTYSGNLANLAPVADSPRYSFVQGDIRDAAKLDEVVPTVDAIVHFAAESHVDRSVRDSGIFVETNVVGTQRLLDAALRHGTERFVHVSTDEVYGSISEGSWDEERPLEPNSPYSASKAGSDLLARSYHRTHGLNLSITRCSNNYGPYHFPEKVIPLFVTNLIDDVHVPLYGEGNNIRDWLHVDDHTRGIAMVLTRGRAGEIYNIGGGTELTNKELTELLLEATGKDWSYVDRVADRLGHDLRYSVDISKIQAELGYEPQVPFAQGLADVVQWYRDNRSWWEPLKERAALA from the coding sequence GTGAAGATCCTCGTCACCGGAGGAGCCGGCTTCATCGGCTCGAACTTCGTCCGCCGGACCCTCCAGGACGCCTACCCGGGCCTCGAGGGCGCCGAGGTCGTCGTCTACGACGCACTGACCTACTCGGGGAACCTGGCGAACCTCGCTCCCGTCGCCGACTCCCCCCGGTACAGCTTCGTGCAGGGCGACATCCGCGACGCCGCGAAGCTCGACGAGGTCGTGCCGACCGTGGACGCGATCGTGCACTTCGCCGCCGAGTCCCACGTCGACCGCTCGGTCCGCGACTCCGGCATCTTCGTCGAGACCAACGTCGTCGGCACCCAGCGTCTGCTCGACGCCGCGCTCCGGCACGGCACCGAGCGCTTCGTGCACGTCTCCACCGACGAGGTGTACGGGTCGATCAGCGAGGGCTCGTGGGACGAGGAGCGCCCGCTCGAGCCGAACTCGCCGTACTCGGCGTCGAAGGCCGGCAGCGACCTCCTCGCCCGCAGCTACCACCGCACGCACGGACTCAACCTCTCGATCACGCGCTGCTCGAACAACTACGGGCCGTACCACTTCCCCGAGAAGGTCATCCCGCTCTTCGTCACGAACCTCATCGACGACGTGCACGTGCCGCTCTACGGCGAGGGCAACAACATCCGCGACTGGCTGCACGTCGACGACCACACCCGCGGCATCGCGATGGTCCTGACCCGCGGTCGCGCCGGTGAGATCTACAACATCGGTGGCGGCACGGAGCTCACGAACAAGGAGCTCACCGAGCTCCTCCTCGAGGCGACCGGCAAGGACTGGTCGTACGTCGATCGCGTCGCCGACCGGCTCGGCCACGACCTCCGCTACTCGGTCGACATCTCGAAGATCCAGGCGGAGCTCGGCTACGAGCCGCAGGTCCCCTTCGCCCAGGGCCTCGCCGACGTCGTCCAGTGGTACCGCGACAACCGTTCGTGGTGGGAGCCCCTCAAGGAGCGCGCCGCGCTCGCCTGA
- a CDS encoding glycosyltransferase family 1 protein, with translation MTTLRVIVDQVIAPVPGGIGRYAEELTRQLIATAPSGCDVEAVVSAASPAEIEHLTMLLPGLSGMDRLALPRRELALAWQGGMARGASQGMVHAPSVLAPLVKHDRTQEPGRQTVVTVHDTVPWTHPETLTPRGVHFHKAMVKRAYKYADAVVVPTHAVASALNEIHRFDERLRVIGGAPSGRLRVPVDADLRAERLGLPERYVLAVGTLEPRKGLTALIEAMAHPDAPQDVPLVISGPDGWGDVDVVGTAERAGLAPDRVKVLGRVDDADLAVVYDRATVFVFPSLAEGFGLPVIEAMSLGTPVVHSDDPAVREVASDAGVCVERSPSDRYPERLAQAVFQVVNDPLLRSQLAIAGPDRARMFDWRDSALETWQLHADL, from the coding sequence ATGACCACACTCCGCGTGATCGTGGACCAGGTGATCGCACCGGTCCCCGGCGGCATCGGTCGCTACGCGGAGGAACTCACCCGGCAGCTGATCGCCACCGCCCCGAGCGGATGCGACGTCGAAGCCGTGGTCTCCGCGGCATCGCCGGCAGAGATCGAGCACCTCACCATGCTCCTCCCCGGGCTGTCCGGGATGGACCGGCTGGCACTCCCCCGTCGTGAGCTCGCGCTCGCCTGGCAGGGCGGCATGGCGCGCGGGGCCTCGCAGGGCATGGTGCACGCACCGAGTGTCCTCGCGCCCCTCGTGAAGCACGATCGCACGCAGGAGCCCGGTCGTCAGACGGTCGTCACGGTGCACGACACCGTGCCGTGGACGCACCCGGAGACCCTCACGCCGCGCGGCGTGCACTTCCACAAGGCCATGGTGAAGCGCGCGTACAAGTACGCCGACGCCGTGGTGGTCCCCACGCACGCGGTCGCCTCGGCGCTCAACGAGATCCACCGCTTCGACGAACGGCTCCGGGTCATCGGCGGCGCTCCGAGCGGTCGCCTCCGGGTGCCCGTGGACGCGGACCTCCGCGCCGAACGACTCGGCCTCCCGGAGCGCTACGTGCTCGCGGTCGGCACCCTCGAGCCACGGAAGGGCCTCACCGCCCTGATCGAGGCGATGGCCCACCCGGATGCTCCGCAGGACGTCCCGCTCGTCATCTCCGGCCCCGACGGCTGGGGCGACGTGGACGTCGTCGGCACCGCCGAGCGTGCCGGACTCGCGCCCGACCGCGTGAAGGTGCTCGGCCGTGTGGACGACGCCGACCTCGCCGTGGTCTACGACCGCGCGACGGTGTTCGTGTTCCCGAGCCTCGCCGAGGGGTTCGGCCTCCCCGTGATCGAGGCCATGAGCCTGGGGACGCCCGTCGTGCACTCCGACGACCCGGCCGTCCGCGAAGTCGCCTCGGACGCCGGCGTGTGCGTCGAGCGCTCCCCGAGCGATCGCTACCCGGAGCGTCTGGCGCAGGCCGTGTTCCAGGTCGTGAACGACCCGCTCCTCCGCTCGCAGCTCGCGATCGCGGGGCCGGACCGTGCCCGGATGTTCGACTGGCGCGACTCGGCGCTCGAGACCTGGCAGCTGCACGCCGACCTCTGA
- the rfbD gene encoding dTDP-4-dehydrorhamnose reductase, whose product MTRYLITGAAGMLGQDLQQALAGRDVTALSRADLDITDQAAVTAAVAGHDVVINAAAYTKVDDAESHEDDAHAVNAQGPAVLATAAVAAGAKLVQVSTDYVFDGNGTSPYAEDEPTDPIGAYGRTKAAGEAAVLAIAPDSSYIVRAAWLYGAHGPNFAKTMIRLSASHDTVSVVTDQIGQPTWTGDLARQIVAMLDADAPAGIYHGTNGGQGSWFDFTKAIFTEAGLDPARVLPTDSAAFVRPAPRPAYSVLGHDAWSRAGIPPMRDWREALHAAAADGVLAA is encoded by the coding sequence ATGACCCGCTACCTCATCACCGGCGCTGCCGGCATGCTCGGTCAGGACCTCCAGCAGGCCCTGGCCGGGCGTGACGTGACCGCACTGTCCCGAGCCGACCTCGACATCACCGACCAGGCAGCCGTCACCGCAGCGGTGGCCGGGCACGACGTGGTCATCAACGCGGCCGCGTACACGAAGGTCGACGACGCCGAGTCGCACGAGGACGACGCCCACGCCGTGAACGCGCAGGGCCCAGCCGTTCTCGCGACGGCTGCGGTCGCGGCCGGCGCGAAGCTCGTGCAGGTCTCGACGGATTACGTCTTCGACGGCAACGGCACGTCCCCCTACGCCGAGGACGAGCCCACCGACCCGATCGGTGCGTACGGCCGGACGAAGGCGGCCGGTGAGGCAGCCGTCCTCGCGATCGCGCCGGACTCGTCGTACATCGTCCGGGCCGCGTGGCTCTACGGTGCGCACGGTCCGAACTTCGCGAAGACGATGATCCGACTGTCCGCGTCCCACGACACCGTGAGCGTCGTCACCGACCAGATCGGGCAGCCCACCTGGACCGGCGACCTCGCCCGGCAGATCGTGGCGATGCTCGACGCCGACGCGCCGGCCGGGATCTACCACGGCACCAACGGCGGCCAGGGGTCCTGGTTCGACTTCACCAAGGCGATCTTCACCGAGGCCGGCCTCGACCCTGCACGGGTCCTCCCGACGGACAGCGCCGCGTTCGTCCGCCCGGCCCCACGCCCCGCGTACTCGGTGCTCGGGCACGACGCCTGGTCGCGCGCCGGCATCCCGCCGATGCGCGACTGGCGCGAGGCACTCCACGCCGCGGCCGCGGACGGGGTCCTCGCCGCGTGA
- a CDS encoding glycosyltransferase family 39 protein, with the protein MTDRGTVADERGLGAPRPTRSEGITVTVVTALFVLVLCAFAVITRPYDAADEMAHVDAVLQLATGHAWAAPGTMHVLDAVHASVSSASAATATWGELLAGHPGYYERITDQMTQHPPTYYLIGAGFLHLIGFEDLHWSDGVLALRLLDVAFVAPLPVIAWATVRRLTRSGRAGVVGAAAVLAVPQVAVVGSAVTNDAPVLLFSGLVTLVAVRVLTGDRRLLVAVLLALLTGALVWFKGTGLPAVPFVLVAVLLPAVRWWGWPRALPRTVVVGAVTAAVGSWWWLHNLLAYGTVQPDGFVARKAQSFPDGQGPDLAQFVQVTWDTIVRTFWGSSGVGASNAVTPYLSVVGTVLGIVVIAVFAFRRGRTLVPAITLAVLPVVILLLQTQTTWSAYLRSTEIAGTQGRYYFPALVALIALSALAWRRLPRTEAGRRRLAAGIGIVAIAIAVYGVWLQWRAGWEGRSFLVTTGGIDDYAANGPVPLAALVVVLVALLVGGVVAVVLVVRATRSVVPSTEGTA; encoded by the coding sequence CGAGATGGCACACGTCGACGCGGTACTGCAGCTCGCGACCGGGCACGCCTGGGCGGCCCCGGGGACGATGCACGTCCTCGACGCCGTGCACGCCTCGGTGTCGTCGGCGTCCGCCGCGACGGCCACGTGGGGCGAGCTGCTCGCCGGTCACCCCGGGTACTACGAGCGCATCACCGACCAGATGACGCAGCACCCGCCGACCTACTACCTGATCGGTGCCGGGTTCCTCCACCTCATCGGCTTCGAGGACCTGCACTGGTCCGACGGCGTGCTGGCGCTGCGCCTGCTCGACGTCGCGTTCGTCGCCCCGCTCCCGGTGATCGCCTGGGCCACCGTCCGACGGCTCACCCGGTCCGGGCGCGCCGGGGTCGTCGGTGCAGCCGCCGTGCTGGCGGTCCCGCAGGTCGCGGTGGTCGGATCGGCCGTGACGAACGACGCCCCCGTCCTCCTGTTCTCCGGACTGGTCACGCTCGTGGCGGTCCGGGTGCTCACGGGTGACCGACGGCTCCTGGTCGCGGTCCTCCTCGCGCTGCTCACCGGCGCCCTGGTCTGGTTCAAGGGCACCGGCCTGCCGGCGGTGCCCTTCGTCCTCGTCGCCGTCCTGTTGCCGGCGGTGCGCTGGTGGGGCTGGCCACGCGCCCTCCCGCGGACCGTCGTCGTCGGCGCGGTCACCGCGGCCGTCGGCTCGTGGTGGTGGCTGCACAACCTGCTCGCCTACGGCACCGTGCAGCCGGACGGGTTCGTCGCACGCAAGGCACAGTCGTTCCCGGACGGACAGGGACCTGATCTCGCGCAGTTCGTCCAGGTCACCTGGGACACGATCGTCCGGACGTTCTGGGGCAGCTCGGGGGTCGGCGCCTCGAACGCCGTGACCCCGTACCTGTCGGTCGTCGGCACCGTGCTCGGGATCGTCGTCATCGCGGTGTTCGCGTTCCGTCGGGGACGCACGCTCGTGCCGGCGATCACCCTCGCGGTCCTGCCCGTCGTGATCCTGCTGCTGCAGACGCAGACCACCTGGTCGGCGTACCTCCGGTCGACCGAGATCGCCGGCACCCAGGGGCGGTACTACTTCCCCGCCCTGGTCGCACTCATCGCCCTCAGCGCGCTCGCCTGGCGACGGCTCCCCCGCACCGAGGCCGGTCGTCGCCGACTCGCCGCCGGCATCGGCATCGTCGCGATCGCGATCGCCGTCTACGGTGTCTGGCTGCAGTGGCGTGCCGGTTGGGAGGGACGGTCGTTCCTCGTGACCACCGGCGGTATCGACGACTACGCCGCGAACGGTCCGGTGCCGCTCGCCGCACTGGTGGTCGTCCTGGTGGCGCTCCTGGTGGGTGGCGTTGTCGCCGTGGTGCTCGTGGTGCGCGCGACCCGGTCCGTGGTCCCGTCGACGGAAGGCACAGCGTGA
- the purE gene encoding 5-(carboxyamino)imidazole ribonucleotide mutase has protein sequence MTDTAQPAPLVSIIMGSDSDWPTMRAAADILTELGIPFEADVVSAHRTPDKMMRFGRSAAGRGIRAVIAGAGGAAHLPGMVASVTTLPVIGVPVQLARLDGIDSLLSIVQMPAGIPVATMAINGAANAGLFAARIIGASDPGVAARLAEYAAGLEDVVERKAQALRDAL, from the coding sequence GTGACCGACACCGCCCAGCCCGCACCGCTCGTCTCGATCATCATGGGGTCCGACTCGGACTGGCCCACGATGCGTGCGGCAGCCGACATCCTGACCGAGCTGGGCATCCCGTTCGAAGCGGACGTCGTCTCGGCGCACCGCACCCCGGACAAGATGATGCGCTTCGGCCGCTCGGCGGCGGGACGTGGCATCCGGGCGGTGATCGCCGGGGCCGGTGGCGCAGCACACCTCCCCGGGATGGTCGCATCGGTGACGACCCTGCCGGTCATCGGCGTCCCCGTGCAGCTCGCGCGGCTCGACGGCATCGACTCCCTGCTGTCGATCGTCCAGATGCCGGCGGGCATCCCGGTCGCCACGATGGCGATCAACGGAGCCGCCAACGCCGGACTCTTCGCCGCCCGGATCATCGGGGCATCCGACCCGGGCGTCGCGGCCAGGCTCGCCGAGTACGCGGCCGGGCTCGAGGACGTCGTCGAGCGGAAGGCGCAGGCCCTCCGCGACGCACTCTGA
- a CDS encoding NAD-dependent epimerase/dehydratase family protein, whose product MTVTTSLVVGGGGFLGRAVVAALEGAGDRVLVPRVPWGDQDAAAAVLVDAVRALRAGDGPWRLVWCAGTGFVATGADAFAIEAALLARVLDPAATAPDGAAAASTPGIVFFASSAGATYAGSTGVPFDESTDPRPLAPYGSSRLAAEAQFHSWAAATGTRALVGRIANLYGPGANLAKPQGLVSQLALAHVEGRPSSIYVPFETTRDYLYIDDAAAMIVDALDAVAADPVGSARTKIFASQEGRSIAEVITAVEQAFGSSLDVIAGQDPSASFQGTDLRFRSTVLPSVDDRQLLPFADGVARTVDAIRSAASSTTHPQDERGERRG is encoded by the coding sequence GTGACGGTCACCACTTCGCTCGTCGTCGGGGGCGGCGGGTTCCTCGGCCGTGCGGTCGTCGCCGCGCTCGAGGGCGCCGGCGACCGGGTGCTCGTGCCCCGCGTGCCTTGGGGCGACCAGGACGCAGCAGCAGCGGTCCTGGTCGACGCCGTCCGTGCGCTCCGTGCAGGCGACGGCCCCTGGCGGCTGGTCTGGTGCGCCGGGACGGGCTTCGTGGCGACCGGAGCGGACGCCTTCGCCATCGAGGCCGCGTTGCTGGCCCGCGTGCTCGACCCCGCTGCGACCGCCCCCGACGGGGCCGCCGCGGCGAGCACCCCCGGCATCGTGTTCTTCGCGTCGTCCGCGGGTGCCACCTACGCCGGGTCGACCGGGGTCCCGTTCGACGAGTCCACCGATCCCCGCCCGCTCGCACCGTACGGCTCGAGCCGGCTGGCGGCCGAAGCGCAGTTCCACAGCTGGGCGGCGGCAACCGGCACCCGCGCGCTCGTCGGCCGGATCGCGAACCTCTACGGCCCGGGTGCCAACCTGGCGAAGCCGCAGGGTCTGGTGTCGCAGCTCGCGCTCGCGCACGTCGAGGGTCGCCCGTCGTCGATCTACGTGCCGTTCGAGACCACGCGCGACTACCTGTACATCGACGACGCCGCCGCGATGATCGTGGATGCGCTGGACGCGGTCGCCGCCGACCCGGTCGGATCGGCGCGGACCAAGATCTTCGCCTCGCAGGAGGGCCGGTCCATCGCCGAGGTGATCACGGCCGTCGAGCAGGCGTTCGGCTCGTCGCTCGACGTGATCGCCGGGCAGGACCCGTCGGCGTCCTTCCAAGGCACCGACCTCCGCTTCCGGTCGACAGTGCTCCCGAGCGTCGACGACCGGCAGCTCCTGCCCTTCGCGGACGGGGTGGCGCGCACCGTCGACGCGATCCGATCGGCGGCGAGTTCGACGACACACCCGCAGGACGAACGAGGAGAACGACGAGGATGA